The following DNA comes from Henckelia pumila isolate YLH828 unplaced genomic scaffold, ASM3356847v2 CTG_461:::fragment_3, whole genome shotgun sequence.
cttctAATTGATACATATCATTTTTGACACTCATCTCACCTTATCTAAATGAGATTAATGTCTATCACAAGAGCATTGTGACAGTCTTCGGTGTTGAATCTTTCAAGTTTCAACATCATGACTTGCACATGTTACGCCTTCAACATCCACAGCCCATGCCGAGTTCATGTGTCATAACACTTGATTTAAGGGTACTCCGCAacgttaagttttttttttaaaaaaaaaaaaaaaagttagcaATGCAAGCTGTGAGCGTTGCGGTCTGTTGGACGCCAACTACAaccttgtttatttattttaaaaaaagttagCAATGCAAGTTGTGCGCGTTGCGGTCTCGTTCTCGTTTCAACCTTTGTCCTTCTGAATTTTCTTAGTCATCTTATtttccacaaaatattttcactgGTTCGAATGTTGTTcctaatttttcagaaaatattcTCACTAGTTCAAATGTTGTTCCTAATTTTTCACATAATATTTCAACTGGTTCGAATTTCGTTCCTAACCCTCAATATTATCACCCAATGTTCCCAATCGATTATTATAATCCAAGGGGTGGCCCAGCTTATATGATGTCACACCATTCTCATCTATTCCCTCATCCACCACCATAGAATATCTCACCAAGTGAATCTCAAAACTTCAATTTCGGAGGATCTGGATCCGACAGAGAGCCAACAACACCAATTTCAAGGTTTGGTTCTAAAATGCCACAACATTTGACGCAGCCCGGGATAGAAAATATTAACCTCGATTATGATGATACGAGTGCGAAAGGAAAGAATGTTCGTCGTAATAAAGGTAAGGTGATGTGGTCAAGTGAGGAAGAGAAATGTCTTGCTAGAGCTTGGGGTCATACTACCAACGACCCAAAAGTTGGCAACGCTAAAAAAGTAAGCATTTCTGGCAAAGTACCGCCACATACTATAATAATAATCGACCCGTGGGAACACCAATGAGAGAATGGAATGCGATAAAATTTCATTATAATCGTATTATGCCTGATGTTGATAAGTTTTCGGGATGGTACAACAATTTGCTCAACAATCGGGCTAGTGGTCAAGGTGACGCTGATGTTATAGCTGCTGCATATGATATGTGGAAAACGTCGAACAAGAATAAGACATTTAAATACGAACATGTGTAGAAGATCACGTCCAATAGGGCATCAGAAGATCAAAATAAATCACAAAGCCAAGGTCACGGATGACGGAGATTTCTCATTGAAATGGGAACAAATGCAGGAATATCAAACAGAAAAATTGGCGATGAAGGAAGCCGAGCTAAGAAATAAGGAAACtgagataaagaacaaggaAGATAAAATTAAGCAGAAGGACGCCAAGATGCAACAGAAAGCACTAAAATTGGAACAAAAAGATTATGAATTACTTACGAAGGATACCAGGGGTATGACGGAAACCCAGCTTCATTGGCATTTGAAAATAGTTGAAGCAATTGCAAAGAGACATGGCATTCAGTAGATGTATCGGTTTTGTGTTTATTTTCATATGTTATTTACGTTTGTGTCAGTTGTTTGTGtatgtttatgtttttaaaTGTTATGTCGGTCCTTGTCGATTGTGTACAAATACGATTGATTATGTTTTTCTTTATTATCAACTAGTAATAtattatgttgtattttattttgttacaTCATTGTAATGATTTAACTCAGAGGCGGATCCACTATAGGACCCGGGGGGGCCATGGCCCccccaaaaattaaaaaaaaatttagtactatataactaatatttttatgcaattaaatatataacaaTAGCCGCTATAATTGTAAACAAAAGCTCATGTAGCTTAGCGGTAAGACGCTCCTCTACGTACCTATTGGACTAAGGTTCGAATTTCCTCCCCCTTTCTagaatttgtttatttttttaccttttattatCTCTTTTGTTTTCCTTCTTTGTCCCATCAATATTCAATCCCCTCCTCCTTTTaggtatttatttttttaccttttattatCTCTTTCGTTTTCCTTCTTCTTTCTCCCGTCCtattttgttttcttatttGATATTTCCCTCTTATCTGTTAATGTCACCAAATAtatctaaattattattattatttaactaataataaattatttatttactgaaaattttaaaatttattatctaAAATTATGTAAAATATAATGACAttataataacaaataaaaaaaagataCCATATTAATcgaaataaattccaaatatctaaaatatttatatatttattgatatatttaaaatttatcatcTAAAGACTAACATTATACTTTGTTTCATATATAATcacttttttatattttttctaaaatatataGACTTGTatgataattataaaaatatttatttttgctttttttcattaatatgctcatataattaattagactttcattaaatatatacattactttcaataattttttacaaCATATAAGtattcattaaattaaacttaaaaagttATTTACCAATTgacattctaaaaaaaattgttgatatGTGTGAAAAAgaagtaagtatatatatatatgggacgGATTGAGTATAAAATaaattgatatatatacatatatatattttaaagtaataaaataacatatttgaaataaataaaagagaatgagcAAATTAAATGgaggatgattttttttttgtatgcattgatgatatgtattaaaaaaaaattgtcaaaaaattttgtattgatGTTATGATCGAAACTTTATAACTTCTATTGAACGTCAAATTCCTTTAATGTGTAAATATTTTGTTCGAAACATACATTTGATGTTTAATTAGCTGAATGTAACTGACTATATAATTTGTCTTTTCTTTTTTAATCTTGTGTCTACTTATAGGCGGCCCCCCATGACCGAAATCCTGGATCCGCCCCTGATTTaactcaaaaaattttaaataattataaagtaaaaataaaataacccaatACAATGCAACGAATATATAGTATaccattgttttttttttgtaacgGATAGTGTATCGTTGAATTGCGTGCAACAGATATTATTGTGTTGAATTGCATGCAACAGATATTATTGCATTGAATTGTGTGCCACCGATagtttaaaatttaaacttttaCTTTATAAATATGGTGTGaaactttcatttttttcattcaATATTTTCAACTTTTCAACACTTACAATAAAAATGTCTGAAAATCCACGTCGTGCTACAGAATGTCTCATTCGTGAGTTTTGACGAAATGAGATGTTGGAAGATGCAGAAGATGATATAGATCGAATGATGATTACACTGCTTCAAGAGGAAGAGCATAGACTCCAAACAACCCAAAGGAATGCACGATCTAGAAATTCAAGGAGATATGTGAATCGGGATCGTGAGGACGGGCATTCTCTCCTTGTCAAAGATTATTTATCTGAAAATCCTACATTTCACGTTGAAGTATTCCGGAGGTGATTTCGAATGCGTAAAGAGTTATTCGTTCGCATAGTCGATGCTCTTACAAATTATTCGGACTACTTTCGATGGAGTAGAGACGCTGTAGGAAGACAAATCTTGTCGCCACTTCAAAAATGCACAGCGACTATTCATCAATTGGCATATGCAGCCCCAGCCGACTCTCTCGATGAGTAAGTATGGATGGGTGAAAGAACTGCATTGAACTGTTTGATCATCTTCTGTCAATGTGTGATTGATGTATTTGGGGCACGATATTTGAAAAGACCTAATGAAGCAGACACTCAACGGTTGCTTCAAATGCATGAAGAGAAGCACGACTTCCCTGGAATGTTGGGCATCCATGACTGCATGCATTGGGAGTGGGGGAATTGTCCCGTAGCTTGGAAAGGACAATATACTAGATGTGATTATGGTGTCCCAGCGATAATTATTGAAGCGGTCGCAACTACAGACTTGTGGATATGACATGCTTTTTTTTTGGCATTGCAGGGTCGCGTAGTGATATAAATGTTCTTAACGAATCACCGTTATTCAACGTCGTCCTACAAGGAAATGCTTCGAATGTTCATTTCACAGTGAACGAAACATCTTATACAAAAGGATATTATCTTACAGATGGAATCTATCCAGAATGGGCTGCTTTCGTCAAGAGTTTTACATGCCCCGAGGATcccaacaagaagaaattcaaGGAGAGACAAGAGTCTGCAAGAAAGGATATTGAGCGGGCATTTGGAGTGCTCCAAGCTTGTTGGGCAATAGTTAGAGGTCCTGCACGATCTTATTATAGGAATGATTTGAGGAATATCATGTACACATGTATTATTTTGCACAATATGATTATTGAGGACGAGGAAGTTGAATCAATCAACTAGTCGGATGAAGACTCTCCTCCACCAGCACGAATTGTCATAGGATCTACCCAAGAATTTCGAGAGTACCTCTAGAATTATAGCGAGCTACGTGACAGAGAAGCACATCACCAACTTTGAGCCGACTTGGTTGAACACATATGAGCACACTGTACGAAGGCAATTATTGAGAAACAAATTTATCATTCAATATTTCGGTTGTGCACATTtatgttttttaaatttatttcggTATTTGTCACTTGTGCACGtttatgttttttaattttaatttatgttgGTCTTTATTTGTTGTGTACGATTGCGATTCTTGAATTCAAGCTATACTTTaattatgaatattttaattatatcatttttattttattaaatattcatTATAACACTTGAAATtgtaatttaatatattattagagttaatattattaaaataaaaatataaatttaataaaactaTTTCAGATGTgacttatttaattaatacattcatgaatttttttaataataataattaaattttcattaaatattatttaaataaataaaaatattaaaaaaattaataaatttactTTACGTTAGAAAATTTTGAttaaagattaattaattacataattatattaaaaattaatttataaaattactttACGTATTTAACATTATTTaagttaataatttttattatattataagaattaaaatttaaatatagatAATAAATAAGAATGAAATAATGTGTATAGAAATGATGAGTGGGACGACTCataaaaaagttattttttgGATTTAGAATTATAGAgaaaagttataaatttttgttttttaaaattttgaggtGGCAATGATGTGTCATGGTAGGTCCCGTGCTGAAGTTGGATATACAGATTCAGGATTGTGGTTACCCTAATTaattatatgtat
Coding sequences within:
- the LOC140872003 gene encoding uncharacterized protein codes for the protein MGERTALNCLIIFCQCVIDVFGARYLKRPNEADTQRLLQMHEEKHDFPGMLGIHDCMHWEWGNCPVAWKGQYTRWSRSDINVLNESPLFNVVLQGNASNVHFTVNETSYTKGYYLTDGIYPEWAAFVKSFTCPEDPNKKKFKERQESARKDIERAFGVLQACWAIVRGPARSYYRNDLRNIMYTCIILHNMIIEDEEVESIN